One Chitinophaga parva DNA segment encodes these proteins:
- a CDS encoding trypsin-like peptidase domain-containing protein produces the protein MKLRQIAATILISAATALASVFVYSKYMQPRVAGKYQNGSQAVPVNYTSYMPGTKVSAGGPVDFTEAAHVAVPGVVHIKTKTNPRQISSNLQRSRSILQDLFGDDYGGDGENGGRYYTPGQMASGSGVIISDDGYIVTNNHVVDGADEITVTLNDNYKTYKAKVIGTDAGTDLALIKIDAEHLPYVLYGNSDDVQVGQWVLAIGYPLNLETTVTAGIVSAKARSIGINRAGRNSAIESFIQTDAAVNQGNSGGALINTNGELVGINSAIASPTGSYAGYSYAIPVNLVKKVVNDLLKYGNVQRAYLGVNYLDPTRLAMLSDDQLASAGISRNADGVVVAGVLANSAAATAGIQKGDVITKINGVATPSSPVMTEQIARFKPGDKISITYLHSGKEVTRNVQLKNINGNTDVVKITVLDKLGADLRTLDRKDAASLGVTGGVLVNGIGSGILQQQTNMKEGFVILKAGNTNVNTVDDLQHALEKSPSLKLQGVYPDADGVYYYNINAGSGVAL, from the coding sequence ATGAAACTCAGACAAATAGCGGCAACTATCCTTATCAGTGCAGCCACCGCGCTGGCCAGCGTATTTGTATACAGCAAATACATGCAACCCCGCGTGGCAGGCAAGTATCAGAACGGCTCGCAGGCTGTTCCTGTTAATTACACCAGCTACATGCCCGGCACCAAGGTGAGCGCCGGGGGCCCGGTAGATTTTACAGAAGCGGCCCATGTGGCGGTACCCGGTGTGGTACACATCAAGACCAAGACCAATCCCCGCCAGATCAGCAGTAACCTGCAGCGCAGCCGCAGCATCCTGCAGGACCTTTTCGGCGACGATTACGGCGGCGATGGAGAAAACGGCGGCCGTTACTACACGCCCGGCCAGATGGCCTCCGGCTCCGGTGTGATCATCTCCGACGATGGCTACATCGTGACCAACAACCATGTGGTAGACGGCGCAGACGAGATCACCGTGACCCTCAACGACAACTACAAAACTTACAAGGCCAAAGTGATCGGCACCGATGCCGGTACAGACCTGGCCCTCATTAAAATTGATGCGGAACATCTTCCCTATGTGCTCTATGGCAACTCTGACGATGTGCAGGTAGGCCAATGGGTGCTGGCCATCGGCTACCCCCTGAACCTGGAAACCACGGTCACAGCGGGTATCGTAAGCGCCAAGGCCCGCAGCATCGGCATTAACCGCGCCGGCCGCAATTCCGCCATCGAATCCTTTATCCAGACAGACGCCGCGGTGAACCAGGGTAACTCCGGCGGTGCGCTGATCAATACCAATGGTGAGCTGGTAGGTATCAACTCTGCCATTGCCTCTCCCACCGGTTCTTACGCCGGCTACTCCTATGCCATCCCCGTAAACCTGGTGAAGAAAGTGGTGAATGACCTGCTGAAATACGGCAACGTACAGCGCGCTTACCTGGGCGTTAATTACCTGGACCCCACGCGCCTGGCCATGCTCAGCGATGACCAGCTGGCCAGCGCCGGCATCTCCCGCAATGCAGACGGCGTAGTGGTAGCCGGGGTGCTGGCCAACAGTGCCGCCGCCACCGCAGGCATCCAGAAGGGTGACGTGATCACCAAGATAAATGGTGTAGCTACCCCCTCCAGCCCGGTAATGACCGAACAGATCGCCCGCTTTAAGCCCGGCGATAAGATCAGCATCACCTACCTCCACAGCGGCAAAGAAGTGACCCGCAACGTACAGCTGAAAAATATTAACGGCAATACGGACGTGGTAAAGATCACCGTACTGGACAAACTGGGCGCAGACCTCCGCACCCTGGACCGTAAAGATGCGGCCAGCCTGGGTGTAACCGGTGGTGTGCTGGTGAACGGTATTGGCTCCGGCATCCTGCAACAGCAGACCAATATGAAAGAAGGCTTCGTGATCCTGAAAGCCGGCAACACTAATGTGAACACCGTGGACGACCTGCAACACGCACTGGAAAAGAGCCCCAGCCTGAAGCTCCAGGGTGTGTACCCGGATGCAGACGGGGTATATTACTATAACATCAACGCCGGCAGCGGTGTGGCTTTATAA
- a CDS encoding aldehyde dehydrogenase family protein, which produces MDRSQKIAALVRLGEYLQSDDPALQTAKRRAGHANGWFTPAFTDLAIQNICRYFLQAGALEAWLAKYPETQAPKTLGIVAAGNIPLVAFHDWLCGFLSGHRLRIKLSSKDNILLPHLLQKLEEWYPELAGHTETAEVLKGCDAYIATGSNNSSRYFEYYFGRYPHIIRRNRTSVAVLTGEETPGELSLLADDVMLYFGLGCRNVTKVFVPKGYNFEPLIRALERYNDLADLHKYKNNYDYNLALLLLNNTPYMSTGALLLNEQESVFSAVSVLHYGFYDDVTVLQAELAANDHLQCIVGKGLTPFGTAQYPKLDDYADGVDTMDFLAGL; this is translated from the coding sequence ATGGATAGATCTCAAAAAATAGCCGCCCTGGTACGCCTGGGAGAATACCTGCAGTCTGATGATCCGGCGCTGCAAACCGCCAAAAGGCGGGCCGGGCACGCCAACGGGTGGTTCACACCCGCCTTCACGGATCTGGCCATACAAAATATCTGCCGCTATTTCCTGCAGGCCGGTGCACTGGAGGCCTGGCTGGCTAAATACCCGGAAACACAGGCGCCCAAGACCCTGGGCATTGTAGCCGCCGGTAATATTCCCCTGGTAGCCTTCCACGACTGGCTGTGCGGCTTCCTGAGCGGGCACCGCCTCCGTATCAAGCTGTCGTCTAAAGACAATATCCTGCTGCCCCACCTGCTGCAAAAGCTGGAGGAATGGTACCCGGAGCTGGCCGGCCACACGGAGACCGCCGAGGTGCTGAAAGGCTGTGACGCCTACATTGCCACCGGCAGCAACAACTCCTCCCGTTACTTTGAATATTACTTTGGCCGCTACCCCCATATCATCCGCCGCAACCGTACTTCCGTGGCGGTGCTCACCGGTGAAGAGACGCCCGGGGAGCTCTCCCTCCTGGCGGACGACGTGATGCTGTACTTTGGCCTGGGCTGCCGCAACGTGACCAAGGTATTTGTACCAAAGGGCTATAACTTTGAGCCCCTTATCAGGGCCCTGGAACGGTACAATGACCTGGCGGACCTGCACAAGTATAAGAACAATTACGACTACAACCTGGCCCTGCTCCTGCTGAACAATACGCCTTACATGAGCACCGGCGCCCTCCTGCTCAATGAGCAGGAGAGCGTGTTCTCTGCTGTAAGCGTGCTGCACTACGGCTTCTACGACGATGTTACCGTGCTGCAGGCGGAACTGGCCGCCAATGACCACCTGCAATGCATTGTAGGCAAAGGCCTTACCCCCTTTGGCACCGCCCAGTATCCCAAGCTGGATGATTATGCCGACGGCGTGGACACCATGGATTTCCTGGCGGGTCTCTGA